A genomic stretch from Astatotilapia calliptera chromosome 4, fAstCal1.2, whole genome shotgun sequence includes:
- the bahcc1a gene encoding BAH and coiled-coil domain-containing protein 1 isoform X7 — protein sequence MEGRDFAAPAHLLSERGALVHRAASRIAPSGHSSVQHAGHFPPGKYYPSHIPMAPHSGSGLMGNSSASFMGTFLASSLGSPPSHPSHPSRPPSSPSSPSFRGGPHSSASQIWFPHSHEAGPGYPRFSGSLAHTFLPMSHLDHHANSGVLYGQHRFYDTQKENFYLRGLPSQPPLISANHSLPPMSRAGSGHTQGSCSRDRDQGVGTGIHKGLKEGSVERGVVNVKDKERSSGKQEAKERQQQQQQQQQHHAHQPPQPTHHHHSHTHQQHPHYPQHPLPLEEVNSRALERHKASLTMYSKEHPQSMSKPLSACLHNSKMQNGDPGTGAGAKVSMSSCGGEDTTLRVMGGGGSSQNRHLGTSGSGRCTKEGVSGEMRISEQPSDCLERGQAPLHHSLPYSVPPPLHMSSATGGAHPHPHAHPHTHPHPGGFHCLQLHPSHPHHSHHTHHHPEFFCPPPPAPLANPASHERGPVNVGREPKVTGPTFVPSVADVGDKSNGPFQLNNPDCQGVGSGGGGSNAKDKTIEKNGGGGHHSNWHRKQQQQQQQQQQHPYRKTEKAPDWMQSHHQHLQSSQLPPPPQQQPPHSQQQHQVVRSRSAECINSGVEMDVFRPSLPQGPKAGHSVPHSVNTSPYRDCSHPGPPPNSSPLGSKNMGQHSGTQHSGPGGSCSLQRDGQKVARIRHQQHGRPGPETPTELNQGNSQELKRKMDMSPYGYSNSSGQQHHHQQPPVPPWNMRPPHHMSQPEEEQRKSYMELGSTGGQHSQQQQQQQQQQQQQQQQQQQQQQQQQQQQPGISLPPPQPPTAPPLSQQQQQPQQQPDPQGPTQGESSAMKSLLKYSNQQQPLLVSQKNPFGGLGNLKSGPSGGSCALQGNKQTLPSRKGTANDSERPDYNGRSREMGEPGHGESEVRQPPVGIAVAVARQREPPCRSAENHPNSRQGRVHPSVKGQPRSMYLSDPTTEEDRKRLSEEQIGLTCLDRERDAYIRDNKERVEFARIHPSSSCHGDLASHLMVPGGTSLQSGQLGDPAAHSAHHHWMPRTGSPSLWMTGHSYAGIGHTTLHQNLPPAFSAAMPGPLQPVLPLPQDPSAQLVVLPSEPPTHPATHHLDVMEQPGLWPPVYGARGPPSHMQHPAVYSRSQFLRQQELYALQQHQQLQHQHQSHQSQQSQLQSQPQQQQQPQQHRAAHAMNMQHQPAHNAQIQKRADEPSVELEELISEPRTSKPAKAYSYNPPQRNTSPPGTCTTHLSPCCQSPSLRQHPKSTPSTPCPAPSPVAAVPHSPAISPAPPQMLKAPESEDKTGEGQPPQEYPGSLEPDLPPGYTYPAIAMDYRSGPSPQGVQLAEPADLDAVQVEPAEHAPQSLASLGEELDCQVVVRPLPEPLPLKEVAHEEENRVVDGVLEQRDEVEITAVTEANYVHREEEQPEEQGQTAGEVLVCPPVESTVCEAPSCPVSISTEEPDRQDAVITLEEEEDDEMTGGEIQVEYAQKVSMPGEQEPELPTIIELDPASPESQSPPNECAEDSEQKHDNKMTSNDASVDSVCLSPASASAPSPSEESFAVAPKPVVPCYWSLELLIAAAFCTDVPPFPLFSYSTPSVAPSQCNPHQGIELLSELADLELQQQKRTCGKSQEEELLMFDLQSLATLATARALELGSEESSSASSERQFPARRILNLRRKCTWTPRNEPVCPAKVSMETMDGPELAMRVKLAELQRRYKEKQKELAKLQRKHDHQKEETPRSPARRGPGRPRKRKPTLTTGPVSSSEGQRKVKSMGAGLGLPDDLGGGGESQRRKKRLSSRGFERLSSTQVKAQSCRKSSLHSMLNSKLAGDVVQLKQKAQVKKNLSGTGSRDKEISLCSSNLKHGHRSQGTSKADSRRESGGQSDTAASGDSVHQESWTGLVRCGRKKGSTTLSQHRTKVHRGQRHEAMEEEESSPAESDSSDQEDEEEEGSCDTDEVQDYKVQPSRDVTLSSSMIGPSPSSVVKLEANQKAWNKKQRQELYGSQSLSGAEGEVKIRKKSNSRMGMTTAVKNHQDHQDRQPEVARKTCGPRSKEPRWGSLGTRGNRYRRSMGLATFPTTSERLKRATRKSTMLRGAINKRRSCWPIGGSSLQGEDGSRGQRSKDQQPKGRAVSRLLESFAADEGFQMDGSSFSEEEEHSSHSRKNPEVPNCVLTKELLTDGLKVLISKEDELLYAARVHTLELPDIFSVVIDGERGNRPRIYSLEQLLQEAVLDIRPESEAMLAEGTRVCAYWSERSRCLYPGYVRRGGSSDERKQGGVMVEFDDGDRGKISLPNIRLLPPGYQIHCGEPSPSLLVPSGSAAKRTSSLEQAPISERPSDRLSTINTVNTTQSLTVIKRRPGRPKGSGKKQKQQQIENANKNPSPFLGWSSLTNTRKRTSDNLFQFNGAPKRTLKGKEDDLFSMTHSQSQASVPTKGLFSSSSFEVDSFRSIANGYSSFCTQSTGPGSALSLGSRSGLYGEKRKQDEQVMPRSKRSGQEFLIKLDHEGVTSPKTKNSKALLLRGASSSVSGLPRTEAYSHPVLLVKDNKKGASRVELLLKGTTPQRKPSTSMRLGEYGDLGFSSHRDCHSSYSDLDDEEEEEEEERRAALAAASGGLRTAGRFLSRLSVSSSSSGSSSSSSSGSLSSSSLCSSENDSSYSSEDEDSSTLMLQSCLSSHRGLLQPSEPSTSSRPRQHAFVAKAMAVSSAKGATLNQVSHSKSLKRKECAGSLSKPTKDFVKKPRMLPDEATFIPRPKMSAFLSGRQMWRWSGSPTQRRGLKGKAKKLFYKAIVRGRETVKVGDCAVFLSAGRPNLPYVGQIENFWESWTSRMVVKVKWFYHPEETKLGKRHRDGKHALYQSCHEDENDVQTISHKCQVVSREEYECLTRNQKPNSTSPDLYYLAGTYDPTTGQLVTAEGVSIMC from the exons GCAGTGGATTGATGGGCAATTCTTCTGCCTCCTTCATGGGGACCTTTCTGGCCAGTAGTCTGGGTTCCCCTCCTTCCCACCCGTCTCATCCCTCCCGGCCGCCCTCCTCGCCCTCTTCGCCCTCCTTCCGTGGCGGACCCCACTCGAGCGCCTCGCAAATCTGGTTTCCCCATTCGCATGAAG CAGGTCCAGGGTATCCTCGATTCTCAGGGAGTCTGGCCCACACGTTCCTTCCTATGAGCCACTTGGATCACCATGCCAACAGTGGAGTTCTCTATGGGCAACACCGTTTCTATGACACACAAAAAG aGAACTTCTACCTTCGAGGTCTCCCATCCCAGCCACCTCTCATCTCAGCCAATCATAGTCTGCCACCAATGTCTCGGGCAGGTTCAGGACACACTCAGGGGTCctgcagcagagacagagatCAAGGGGTAGGCACAGGCATACATAAGGGTCTTAAAGAGGGGTCTGTGGAAAGAGGAGTGGTAAATGTCAAGGACAAGGAGAGATCCAGTGGTAAACAAGAGGCTAAGgaaagacagcagcagcagcaacaacagcagcagcaccacgCTCACCAGCCACCCCAGCcaacacaccaccaccattctCACACTCATCAGCAGCACCCGCACTATCCTCAGCACCCGCTGCCCCTGGAGGAGGTAAACAGCCGGGCCCTGGAGAGGCATAAGGCGTCGCTCACGATGTACAGTAAAGAGCACCCTCAAAGTATGAGCAAGCCCCTCAGTGCCTGTTTGCACAATAGCAAGATGCAAAATGGAGATCCAGGAACTGGAGCAGGGGCTAAGGTGTCCATGTCCAGCTGTGGCGGTGAGGACACAACCCTTCGGGTTATGGGTGGTGGGGGGAGCAGCCAGAACAGACATTTGGGGACTAGTGGCAGTGGCCGCTGCACCAAAGAGGGGGTAAGTGGGGAAATGAGGATCAGTGAACAACCTTCAGACTGTTTGGAAAGGGGTCAGGCACCACTTCACCACTCTCTGCCCTACTCTGTACCCCCACCCTTACATATGAGTTCTGCTACTGGAGGGGCCCATCCACATCCTCATGCTCACCCCCATACACATCCCCATCCAGGGGGCTTCCACTGTCTTCAGCTCCACCCCAGCCACCCACATCAttcccaccacacacaccaccatcCAGAGTTTTTCTGCCCACCGCCACCTGCTCCTCTAGCCAACCCTGCCTCGCACGAGAGGGGGCCAGTCAATGTGGGGCGAGAACCTAAAGTCACAGGGCCTACATTTGTGCCATCTGTGGCAGACGTAGGCGATAAATCTAATGGGCCATTCCAGCTTAATAACCCTGACTGCCAGGGTGTGGGTagtggaggaggaggcagcaATGCCAAGGACAAGACAATCGAAAAGAATGGTGGCGGTGGGCACCACAGTAATtggcacagaaaacaacaacagcaacaacagcagcagcagcagcacccatacagaaagacagagaaggCTCCAGACTGGATGCAATCCCACCATCAACACCTTCAGTCCTCACAGCTTCCTCCACCTCCCCAGCAACAACCACCACATTCTCAACAGCAGCATCAAGTAGTGCGATCGCGGAGTGCTGAGTGTATCAACAGTGGTGTGGAAATGGATGTGTTCAGACCCTCGCTGCCCCAGGGACCCAAGGCAGGGCACTCGGTCCCTCATTCTGTAAACACTTCTCCTTATCGAGACTGTTCCCATCCCGGACCCCCGCCAAACTCTTCCCCACTTGGAAGTAAAAACATGGGGCAGCACAGTGGAACACAACACAGTGGTCCCGGAGGTAGCTGCTCTTTACAGAGAGACGGCCAAAAGGTAGCCAGGATTCGCCACCAGCAGCATGGCCGACCTGGCCCAGAGACACCCACTGAGTTGAACCAGGGGAATAGTCAGGAGCTTAAAAGAAAGATGGACATGTCTCCTTATGGTTACAGCAACAGCAGTGGgcagcagcaccaccaccagcagccccCAGTGCCACCCTGGAATATGAGGCCTCCTCACCACATGTCGCAACctgaggaggagcagaggaagtcATATATGGAGTTGGGGAGCACTGGTGGGCAACactctcagcagcagcagcagcaacaacagcagcagcagcagcaacaacaacaacagcagcagcagcagcaacaacagcagcagcagcagccgggAATAAGCCTCCCTCCTCCACAGCCCCCCACCGCACCTCCCCTCAgccagcaacagcagcaaccacagcagcaACCTGATCCCCAGGGTCCAACTCAGGGAGAGAGCAGTGCAATGAAAAGCTTACTAAAGTACAGCAACCAGCAACAACCACTGCTCGTCTCCCAAAAGAATCCATTTGGGGGGTTAGGAAATCTCAAATCAGGTCCATCTGGGGGGAGCTGTGCCCTGCAGGGCAACAAACAGACTCTGCCTTCCAGGAAGGGTACGGCTAATGACAGTGAGCGTCCTGATTATAACGGGCGGAGCAGGGAAATGGGGGAGCCAGGTCATGGTGAAAGTGAGGTGCGGCAGCCGCCAGTAGGAATAGCGGTGGCGGTGGCCAGACAGAGGGAACCACCTTGTCGTTCAGCTGAAAATCATCCGAACAGCCGACAGGGCAGGGTCCATCCGTCTGTGAAAG GGCAGCCCCGCTCCATGTATCTGTCAGATCCCACCACTGAGGAAGACAGGAAGAGGCTGAGTGAGGAACAAATAGGTCTCACTTGCTTGGACAGGGAGAGGGATGCATATATCAG GGATAACAAAGAGAGGGTGGAATTTGCAAGGATCCACCCTTCCAGCAGCTGTCACGGAGACCTTGCCTCTCATCTCATGGTCCCGGGCGGGACGTCCCTCCAGTCTGGCCAGTTGGGAGATCCTGCTGCACATTCTGCTCACCATCATTGGATGCCAAGAACTGGAAGCCCATCTCTCTGGATGACGGGACATTCTTATG CAGGTATAGGTCATACAACCCTACACCAGAATCTGCCACCAGCTTTCTCTGCAGCCATGCCAGGCCCTCTGCAGCCAgtcctgcctctgcctcaagaCCCCTCTGCCCAACTGGTGGTCTTGCCCTCCGAGCCTCCCACCCATCCTGCGACCCATCACCTGG aTGTGATGGAGCAGCCAGGGCTGTGGCCCCCTGTGTACGGCGCCCGGGGCCCACCCTCCCACATGCaacatcctgctgtgtactCCCGATCCCAGTTTCTACGGCAACAGGAGCTGTACGCTCTCCAGCAGCATCAACAGCTTCAGCATCAGCATCAGAGTCACCAGTCGCAGCAATCACAACTGCAGTCTcaacctcagcagcagcagcagccacagcagCACAGAGCTGCACATGCCATGAACATGCAGCACCAACCCGCTCACAATGCACAG ATACAGAAGAGAGCAGACGAGCCCTCAGTTGAACTGGAAGAACTCATTTCAGAGCCAAGAACATCTAAACCTGCCAAAGCTTACTCTTACAACCCACCGCAGAGAAACACCTCACCCCCTGGGACCTGCACCACTCACCTGTCCCCTTGTTGTCAGTCCCCTTCGCTGCGACAACATCCCAAAAGCACTCCTTCAACACCCTGCCCCGCTCCTAGCCCTGTTGCAGCAGTACCTCATTCACCTGCCATTAGCCCTGCTCCACCTCAAATGTTAAAGGCTCCTGAATCCGAAGACAAGACGGGAGAGGGGCAGCCTCCACAGGAATACCCAGGGTCTCTGGAGCCTG ACTTGCCTCCTGGATACACATACCCTGCTATTGCGATGGACTACAGGAGCGGACCGTCACCTCAGGGTGTTCAGCTGGCTGAGCCAGCTGACCTGGACGCAGTCCAAGTGGAGCCTGCTGAGCATGCTCCCCAGTCTCTGGCCAGCCTAGGGGAGGAGTTAGACTGTCAAGTGGTAGTCAGACCCCTTCCAGAGCCACTCCCACTCAAGGAAGTGGCGCATGAAGAGGAAAACAGAGTGGTTGATGGAGTTCTGGAGCAGAGGGATGAGGTGGAAATAACAGCCGTGACAGAAGCTAACTATGTCCACAGAGAGGAGGAGCAACCAGAGGAGCAGGGACAAACTGCAGGAGAGGTGCTGGTTTGTCCACCTGTTGAGAGTACTGTGTGTGAGGCTCCTTCCTGCCCAGTCTCCATTTCAACAGAAGAACCTGACAGGCAAGACGCTGTCATTACcttggaagaagaggaggatgatgagATGACGGGTGGGGAGATTCAGGTGGAGTATGCTCAAAAGGTCAGCATGCCTGGAGAGCAAGAGCCAGAGCTGCCCACCATCATCGAGCTTGATCCTGCTTCTCCTGAGTCACAGTCCCCGCCTAATGAGTGCGCAGAGGACAGTGAGCAGAAGCACGACAACAAGATGACCTCTAATGATGCCTCAGTGGATTCTGTGTGTCTTTCCCCGGCCTCAGCTTCTGCCCCTAGCCCAAGCGAGGAATCTTTTGCTGTGGCCCCAAAACCTGTTGTGCCCTGCTACTGGAGTCTGGAGCTGCTGATTGCTGCTGCGTTCTGTACAGATGTGCCTCCATTTCCCTTGTTCTCATATAGTACACCATCAGTTGCCCCATCGCAATGCAACCCACACCAGGGTATCGAGCTTCTGAGTGAACTAGCGgatctggagctgcagcagcaaaAGCGCACTTGTGGAAAAAGCCAGG AGGAGGAACTGCTCATGTTTGACCTCCAAAGCCTTGCTACCCTGGCCACGGCCCGTGCGCTGGAGCTGGGCTCCGAGGAAAGCAGCAGCGCGAGTTCTGAGCGACAATTTCCAGCCCGCAGGATCCTCAATTTACGAAGGAAATGCACCTGGACACCTCGCAATGAACCA GTGTGCCCAGCCAAAGTTAGCATGGAAACAATGGATGGTCCTGAGCTTGCAATGCGTGTGAAATTGGCTGAGTTACAACGTCGTTAtaaagagaagcagaaggaGCTTGCCAAACTTCAGAGGAAGCATGATCATCA GAAGGAAGAAACACCTCGCAGCCCAGCACGGCGAGGACCGGGGCGGCCGAGGAAGCGGAAACCCACCCTCACCACAGGTCCAGTGTCCTCATCCGAGGGCCAAAGAAAAGTCAA ATCGATGGGGGCAGGGCTTGGTTTGCCTGACGACCTGGGAGGGGGCGGAGAAAGCCAGCGAAGGAAGAAGAGGCTGTCCAGTCGAGGCTTTGAGCGACTCAGCAGCACACAG GTAAAAGCACAGAGCTGCAGAAAAAGCAGTCTTCACAGCATGCTCAACTCCAAGCTGGCTGGAGATGTGGTTCAGCTCAAGCAAAAGGCCCAGGTTAAAAAGAATCTCTCAGGGACAGGCTCGAGGGACAAGGAAATTTCACTCTGCAGCTCCAACCTTAAGCATGGACACAGAAGCCAGGGCACAAGCAAAGCAGACTCCAGGCGAGAGTCTGGGGGACAAAGCGATACAG CAGCCAGTGGGGACAGTGTCCACCAAGAGAGCTGGACCGGACTGGTGCGTTGTGGACGTAAAAAGGGATCGACCACCCTGAGCCAGCACAGAACAAAGGTTCACCGTGGCCAAAGGCACGAAGCaatggaggaggaagaaagcTCGCCTGCAGAGAGCGACTCCTCTGATCAAG aagatgaagaagaggaaggcAGTTGTGATACTGATGAAGTTCAAGATTACAAAGTCCAACCCTCTAGAGATGTCACTTTAAGCTCCTCCATGATTGGGCCTAGTCCATCGTCTGTTGTAAAACTGGAAGCCAACCAGAAAGCctggaacaaaaaacaaaggcagGAGCTTTATG GATCCCAGAGTCTGTCTGGTGCAGAGGGGGAAGTCAAAATCAGGAAGAAGTCCAACTCTAGGATGGGCATGACCACAGCAGTTAAAAATCACCAAGACCACCAAGATCGGCAGCCTGAAGTAGCAAGAAAAACATGTGGGCCCAGGTCTAAGGAACCTCGGTGGGGCAGTCTTGGGACCAGAGGCAACCGCTACAGGAGGAGCATGGGACTAGCTACCTTTCCCACCACAAGTGAGAGGCTGAAGCGGGCAACCCGCAAGAGCACCATGTTGAGAGGAGCAATtaacaag AGGAGAAGTTGCTGGCCAATTGGGGGCTCATCTTTGCAGGGCGAAGATGGAAGCAGGGGACAAAGGAGCAAAGACCAACAG CCAAAGGGACGAGCAGTGAGTCGTTTGTTGGAGAGCTTCGCCGCTGATGAGGGTTTTCAGATGGATGGTAGCAGCTtctcagaggaagaggagcacaGCAGCCATTCGCGCAAAAACCCTGAAG TTCCAAACTGTGTCCTGACCAAAGAGCTGTTAACCGATGGCCTGAAGGTGCTGATTTCCAAGGAGGATGAGCTTCTATATGCTGCCAGGGTCCACACTCTGGAGCTACCAGACAT ctttagtgttgttattGACGGTGAAAGAGGAAACCGCCCAAGAATCTATTCATTGGAGCAACTGCTACAAGAAGCT GTCCTGGATATACGTCCAGAGTCGGAGGCTATGCTCGCTGAAGGAACCAGAGTGTGCGCTTATTGGAGTGAGCGCTCCCGCTGCTTATACCCAGGCTATGTTCGCCGAG GTGGTTCATCTGATGAGAGGAAGCAAGGCGGGGTGATGGTAGAGTTTGATGATGGGGATCGAGGGAAGATTTCACTCCCCAACATCCGCCTCCTGCCTCCAGGATACCAAATTCACT GTGGAGAGCCATCTCCTTCCCTATTGGTTCCCAGTGGTTCAGCAGCCAAGAGAACCTCCAGTCTGGAGCAGGCACCAATCAGTGAGAGACCTTCAGACAGACTGAGCACTATTAACACTGTAAACACCACCCAGAGTCTGACCGTTATTAAAAGAAGACCAG gGAGACCAAAGGGTtctgggaaaaaacaaaagcagcagcaaatTGAGAATGCCAATAAAAATCCTTCGCCTTTCCTGGGCTGGAGCTCATTGACCAACACCAGAAAGAGGACGTCTGATAATCTCTTTCAGTTCAACGGTGCACCCAAGAGGACCTTGAAAGGAAAGGAGGATGACCTGTTCTCTATGACTCATTCCCAGTCACAGGCTTCCGTCCCAACCAAAGGCCTTTTCAGCAGCAGCTCGTTTGAGGTGGATTCCTTTAGAAGCATTGCAAATGGTTACTCTTCCTTCTGTACCCAGTCTACAGGACCAGGTTCGGCTTTATCTTTGGGTTCCAGAAGTGGGCTGTATGGTGAAAAGCGCAAACAAGATGAACAGGTTATGCCAAGGAGCAAAAGGTCTGGACAAGAGTTCCTCATCAAGTTGGATCATGAAGGAGTGACATCCCCCAAGACAAAGAACAGCAAGGCTCTGCTGCTGCGAGGGGCATCTTCCAGTGTAAGTGGCTTACCCAGGACAGAAGCATACTCTCATCCAGTCCTGCTGGTAAAGGATAACAAGAAGGGAGCCTCCAGAGTAGAACTTCTTCTAAAAGGGACCACACCTCAAAGAAAGCCCTCTACTTCTATGCGTCTCGGGGAATATGGTGACTTGGGCTTCAGCTCTCACAGAGACTGTCACAGCTCCTACTCTGATCTggatgatgaagaggaagaagaagaggaagagaggagggcTGCACTGGCTGCAGCCTCAGGAGGACTAAGGACTGCTGGTCGCTTCCTTTCTCGTCTCTcggtctcctcctcttcttcaggtTCTTCAAGCTCCTCCTCTTCAGGCTCTCTTTCAAGTTCCAGCCTCTGTTCCTCTGAAAATGATTCCTCGTACAGCTCAGAGGATGAGGATAGTTCAACACTGATGCTGCAGAGTTGTCTTTCCTCCCATCGGGGGCTCCTACAACCATCAGAACCCTCTACATCTTCAAGGCCTCGCCAGCATGCCTTTGTGGCCAAAGCTATGGCTGTTTCCAGTGCCAAAGGTGCCACCCTTAACCAGGTCTCTCACAGCAAGTCCTTGAAGAGGAAAGAATGTGCAGGCTCCCTATCTAAACCAACTAAGGATTTTGTCAAGAAACCTAGGATGCTTCCAGATGAGGCTACATTTATTCCAAGGCCCAAGATGTCCGCATTCCTTTCAGGAAGACAAATGTGGAGGTGGTCAGGAAGCCCTACACAG AGGCGAGGACTTAAGGGCAAGGCCAAGAAGCTTTTCTATAAGGCCATTGTGCGAGGCAGAGAAACGGTGAAAGTGGGAGATTGTGCTGTGTTCCTCTCAGCTGGACGACCTAACCTCCCATATGTGGGTCAAATTGAGAACTTCTGGGAATCATGGACTTCTAGAATGGTAGTCAAAGTCAAATGGTTCTACCACCCTGAAGAGACAAAGCTAGGGAAAAGGCATCGAGATGGCAAG CATGCCCTTTATCAGTCGTGCCACGAGGATGAGAATGATGTCCAGACAATCTCTCACAAGTGCCAGGTGGTGAGCAGAGAGGAGTATGAGTGTCTGACTCGCAATCAGAAGCCGAACAGTACCTCTCCAGATCTGTACTACCTGGCTGGGACGTACGATCCGACCACTGGTCAGTTGGTCACTGCTGAAGGCGTTTCCATCATGTGCTGA